From Campylobacteraceae bacterium, the proteins below share one genomic window:
- the trxC gene encoding thioredoxin TrxC: MQKINVVCATCLKINKIPKKDSYKKALCGECKNSLLEKNILDVNEYNLDHILMNSDIPVIIDFWAPWCGPCKSFSPIFEETSKSFVLKALFIKINTQEEQNIAQKYGIQSIPTLVIFKNAEEIKRVSGLIDPTKLSILVQDHL; this comes from the coding sequence ATGCAAAAAATAAATGTAGTATGTGCAACATGCTTGAAAATAAATAAGATTCCCAAAAAAGATTCTTATAAAAAAGCCTTATGTGGAGAATGTAAAAATTCTCTTTTGGAAAAAAATATTCTGGATGTAAACGAATACAATTTAGATCATATATTAATGAATTCTGATATACCAGTTATTATCGATTTTTGGGCACCCTGGTGTGGACCATGTAAGTCTTTTTCTCCTATCTTTGAAGAAACATCAAAATCTTTTGTTTTAAAAGCACTGTTTATAAAAATCAATACACAAGAAGAACAAAATATTGCACAAAAATATGGGATTCAATCCATTCCCACTTTAGTTATATTTAAAAATGCAGAAGAAATTAAAAGAGTTTCTGGACTTATTGATCCAACAAAACTCTCTATTTTAGTTCAAGATCATTTATAG
- a CDS encoding bifunctional proline dehydrogenase/L-glutamate gamma-semialdehyde dehydrogenase has protein sequence MEKNIELINSAIKLAAKWQNRATELVSDFDRVFYIKMNKMLEQPKDKALLIELMDQCFRAESNARVANQICFLLKKHGMAHFFTTKDKTLLYLFQNIGKYLPNISVPLFVNQIREDTKTVVIKGEEKFLSAHLQKRKKEGTRVNINLIGEVVLGEEEAGERMDKYIKALKNPDVDYLSIKISTIFSQINPLDFDNTVDILVEKLTKIYRVAKENTFINFNGKKEYKFVNLDMEEYRDLAITVAVFKKTLEKEEFKDLYAGIVLQAYLPDSYLWQQDLCDWARNRVQNGGSAIKFRLVKGANMEMEETEASQKHWEMVTYIDKADTDSNYKRMVNYALDKNNAQYMHIGTASHNLFELAYATVLADDNNTGEFHSLEMLEGMSESARLAIKEISKEVILYAPTASKEQFTNAIAYLVRRLDENTGPDNFIRYSFGLTVDSSDWKMQEKLFVESFEVEKTSFVGSKRTQNRLEEKWNKFSNSSYDTNSYHAEADTDFILSKNHEWAQNIVKKWKKSNASKHEIAPVVVGGEDLVGDRKIYEAIDKSQFEEGVLAGKFALATEADIKKAVDVARADKDGWRDLSHEQRHEALKKVAIKVRERRDDLIGVAAAEVGKVFTETDVEVSEAIDFIEFYTHAIRHFDAYENLELKAKGVGVVVPPWNFPIAIPMGGVAASLAAGNTVIIKPASVAALCSYEMCKCFWDAGISKNVLQFLPCPGALAGEFLIPNKDIDFLILTGGEDTAASMLETRNDLFLSAETGGKDATIVTNMADREQAVKNVCLSAFKNSGQKCSATSLLVLEEEVYNDKNFRKALIDTAKSLNVGSIWDFKNAIGTLANKVSGNLEKAISSLEGEEEWALEPKYVNDNPYMLSPGIKWGVSEGSFIHMNELFGPVLAVIKASDLKHAVKIVNATGYGLTSGIESLDEREVSYWRENLKAGNLYINRGTTGAIVLRQPFGGMGKSAIGAGRKAGFYNYITQFVDIAEKTLPKAKKEYKSDLSSFLKRCASISSNKSDFNKLEAAYQSYEENYENEFSLEKDYAKVRGEDNHFRYLPLNKVVIRVSKEDSIFEIVSRILASRVAKVSFTVSMSEDANIKVFLENSLELFSSSDTLVIENEESFIKTIKQYERVIYSNIKKVSSAVFKESVKTLVFIIRQEPLMEGRLELLNYFSEQSISHSYHRYGNIGAREASK, from the coding sequence ATGGAAAAAAATATTGAGCTTATCAATTCGGCAATAAAACTTGCAGCTAAATGGCAAAACAGAGCTACAGAACTTGTAAGTGATTTTGACAGAGTATTTTATATTAAAATGAATAAGATGTTAGAACAGCCAAAAGACAAGGCTTTGTTAATAGAGTTGATGGATCAATGTTTTAGAGCTGAATCTAATGCTAGAGTTGCTAATCAAATTTGTTTTTTGTTAAAAAAACATGGAATGGCACATTTTTTTACAACAAAAGATAAAACATTATTATATCTTTTCCAAAACATAGGGAAATACTTACCCAATATCTCTGTTCCTTTATTTGTGAATCAAATAAGAGAAGATACTAAAACAGTTGTAATTAAAGGCGAGGAAAAATTTCTTTCTGCTCATTTACAAAAAAGAAAAAAAGAAGGTACAAGAGTTAATATTAATCTTATTGGGGAAGTAGTTCTTGGAGAAGAAGAAGCGGGCGAGCGAATGGATAAGTATATTAAAGCTTTAAAAAACCCTGATGTAGATTATTTATCAATTAAAATTTCTACTATTTTTTCTCAAATTAATCCTTTAGATTTTGATAATACAGTAGATATATTGGTTGAAAAATTAACAAAAATTTATAGAGTGGCTAAAGAAAACACTTTTATTAATTTTAATGGAAAAAAAGAGTATAAATTTGTAAATCTTGATATGGAAGAGTACAGAGATTTAGCAATTACAGTGGCTGTATTTAAAAAGACTCTTGAAAAAGAAGAATTCAAAGATTTGTATGCTGGAATTGTATTACAAGCTTATTTACCTGATTCTTACCTTTGGCAACAAGATTTATGTGACTGGGCAAGAAACAGAGTTCAAAATGGTGGTTCTGCTATTAAGTTCAGATTGGTTAAAGGTGCTAACATGGAAATGGAAGAAACCGAAGCCTCTCAAAAACATTGGGAAATGGTTACTTATATAGATAAAGCGGATACAGATTCAAATTACAAACGAATGGTAAATTATGCACTTGATAAAAACAATGCTCAATATATGCATATAGGAACAGCTTCTCATAACTTATTTGAATTGGCTTATGCAACTGTATTAGCTGACGATAATAATACGGGGGAATTTCATAGCTTAGAAATGCTTGAGGGTATGAGTGAATCTGCACGACTTGCTATAAAAGAGATTTCAAAAGAAGTGATTTTATATGCACCTACTGCTTCTAAAGAACAGTTTACCAATGCTATTGCTTATTTAGTTAGAAGATTGGATGAAAATACAGGACCTGATAACTTTATAAGATATTCTTTTGGTTTAACAGTGGATTCAAGTGATTGGAAAATGCAAGAAAAACTTTTTGTAGAAAGTTTTGAAGTAGAAAAAACATCTTTTGTAGGTAGTAAAAGAACACAAAACAGATTAGAAGAAAAATGGAATAAATTTTCAAATTCTTCTTATGATACAAATTCTTATCATGCTGAAGCAGATACGGATTTTATTTTAAGTAAAAATCATGAGTGGGCACAAAATATTGTTAAAAAATGGAAAAAATCTAACGCTAGTAAACATGAAATTGCTCCTGTTGTTGTTGGAGGAGAAGATTTAGTAGGTGATCGTAAAATTTATGAGGCTATTGACAAATCACAATTTGAAGAAGGTGTTCTTGCTGGTAAATTTGCATTAGCAACAGAAGCTGATATTAAAAAAGCCGTTGACGTTGCAAGAGCAGATAAAGATGGGTGGAGAGATTTATCTCATGAACAAAGACATGAAGCTTTAAAAAAAGTGGCTATAAAAGTACGTGAGAGAAGAGATGATTTAATTGGGGTTGCAGCTGCTGAAGTTGGTAAAGTATTTACTGAAACTGATGTAGAAGTATCTGAAGCGATTGATTTTATTGAATTTTATACTCATGCTATAAGACATTTTGATGCTTATGAAAACTTAGAGTTAAAAGCAAAAGGAGTAGGTGTTGTTGTACCACCTTGGAATTTCCCTATTGCTATTCCTATGGGTGGGGTTGCTGCTTCATTAGCTGCTGGAAATACGGTTATTATTAAACCTGCTTCTGTTGCTGCTTTATGTTCTTATGAGATGTGTAAGTGTTTTTGGGATGCTGGAATTTCTAAGAATGTATTACAATTTTTGCCTTGTCCAGGTGCACTTGCAGGAGAATTTTTAATTCCTAATAAAGATATTGATTTCTTGATTTTAACAGGGGGAGAAGATACGGCTGCTTCTATGTTAGAAACAAGAAACGATTTGTTTTTATCTGCTGAAACAGGTGGAAAAGATGCGACTATAGTTACTAATATGGCAGATCGAGAACAAGCGGTTAAAAATGTGTGTTTATCTGCTTTTAAAAACTCAGGGCAAAAATGTAGCGCAACTTCTCTTTTAGTATTAGAAGAAGAAGTTTATAATGATAAAAATTTTAGAAAAGCGCTAATAGATACTGCAAAATCACTAAATGTAGGATCAATTTGGGATTTTAAAAATGCAATTGGAACCTTGGCTAATAAAGTAAGTGGAAATTTAGAAAAAGCAATTTCTTCATTAGAAGGCGAAGAAGAATGGGCACTAGAGCCTAAATATGTAAATGATAATCCTTATATGTTAAGTCCAGGAATTAAATGGGGAGTAAGTGAAGGTAGTTTTATTCATATGAATGAATTATTCGGACCTGTACTAGCTGTTATAAAAGCGTCTGATTTAAAACATGCTGTAAAGATTGTAAATGCTACAGGTTATGGCTTAACATCTGGAATTGAGTCTTTAGATGAAAGAGAAGTATCGTACTGGAGAGAAAATTTAAAAGCGGGGAATCTTTATATTAATAGAGGAACTACGGGTGCTATTGTTTTACGTCAGCCTTTTGGTGGAATGGGAAAATCTGCTATAGGAGCTGGGCGTAAGGCTGGTTTTTATAACTATATTACACAATTCGTTGATATTGCTGAAAAAACGCTTCCTAAGGCTAAAAAAGAATATAAAAGTGATTTGAGTTCTTTTCTAAAAAGATGTGCTTCAATATCTTCAAATAAAAGTGATTTTAATAAATTAGAAGCTGCTTATCAATCGTATGAAGAAAATTATGAAAATGAGTTTTCTCTTGAAAAAGATTATGCGAAAGTTAGAGGAGAAGACAATCACTTTAGATACTTACCTTTAAATAAGGTTGTTATTAGAGTAAGTAAAGAAGACAGTATTTTTGAAATAGTATCTAGAATACTAGCTTCTAGAGTAGCTAAGGTAAGTTTTACAGTTTCAATGAGTGAGGATGCAAATATAAAAGTATTTTTAGAAAATTCTTTAGAACTTTTTTCAAGTTCTGATACTCTTGTTATTGAAAATGAAGAATCATTCATTAAAACGATAAAACAATATGAAAGAGTTATTTACTCTAATATTAAAAAAGTATCTTCTGCTGTATTTAAAGAAAGTGTTAAAACCTTGGTTTTTATCATAAGACAAGAGCCTTTAATGGAGGGTAGATTAGAATTATTGAATTATTTTTCTGAACAAAGTATTTCTCATTCATATCACAGATATGGGAATATTGGGGCAAGAGAAGCAAGTAAATAA
- a CDS encoding proline racemase family protein, with protein MNILNKIKQSKLSYNNALSIKTIDMHTGGEPLRVIIDGYPTLKGKSILEKRNYTKEHLDHLRKALMFEPRGHADMYGVILTEACTKGCDFGVIFMHNEGYSTMCGHATIAITKLAVLQNWVEVTAPITHITIDAPCGVLHASAYINDEGEVTKVSFKCVPSFVLALNEKIEVTDLGEITYDLAYGGAFYAYIDADEIGLSLDKNNYDKIITYGKKIKKSIVETKDNIKHPFEEDLSFLYGTIFISNKSDVHSKNVCVFANGEVDRSPTGSGVSGRAAIHYKKNELEKNHSIIIESILNTSFEVKVLEALKYGQFDAIIPEVSGNAYITGEHNFLIDEDDELKYGFFLR; from the coding sequence ATGAATATATTAAATAAAATAAAACAAAGTAAATTGTCTTATAACAATGCATTAAGCATTAAAACAATTGATATGCACACAGGAGGCGAGCCTTTACGTGTTATTATTGATGGTTATCCTACGCTTAAAGGTAAGAGTATTCTAGAAAAAAGAAACTATACCAAAGAACATCTTGATCATTTACGAAAAGCTTTGATGTTTGAACCACGTGGCCATGCAGATATGTATGGAGTAATTTTAACTGAAGCTTGTACTAAGGGCTGTGATTTTGGGGTTATTTTTATGCACAATGAAGGGTACAGTACTATGTGTGGACATGCAACTATTGCCATTACTAAATTAGCAGTACTTCAAAACTGGGTTGAAGTAACTGCTCCAATAACACATATTACAATAGATGCGCCTTGCGGGGTTTTACATGCCAGTGCTTATATTAATGATGAAGGAGAAGTAACAAAAGTAAGCTTTAAATGCGTACCTTCTTTTGTTCTTGCTTTAAATGAAAAAATCGAAGTTACAGATTTAGGTGAAATTACTTATGATTTGGCATATGGAGGGGCTTTCTATGCTTATATAGATGCGGACGAAATAGGCCTTAGTTTAGATAAGAATAATTATGATAAAATTATCACTTATGGGAAAAAAATTAAAAAAAGTATAGTAGAAACAAAAGACAATATAAAACATCCTTTTGAAGAAGATTTAAGTTTTTTATATGGAACTATTTTTATCTCAAACAAATCAGACGTACATTCTAAAAATGTTTGTGTATTTGCAAATGGTGAAGTAGATAGAAGTCCCACGGGTTCTGGTGTATCTGGACGTGCAGCAATACACTATAAAAAAAATGAATTAGAAAAAAATCACTCAATTATTATTGAAAGTATTTTAAATACGAGTTTTGAAGTAAAAGTCCTGGAAGCATTAAAATATGGACAGTTTGATGCTATTATTCCAGAAGTAAGTGGGAATGCATATATTACAGGCGAGCATAACTTTTTAATAGATGAAGACGATGAATTGAAATATGGATTTTTTTTAAGATAA
- a CDS encoding GntR family transcriptional regulator: MPENKLSNKAYIILEEFLVTLKLEPGKTYSEKELMSLTGVSRTPLREALLKLSYESLINIIPRRGIEISDINMTNQLAILETRRVLDSLLISRATKYATTFEKEHIQEFKNHMQEAVDANDVEAFLRIDKEMDNLIFKTARNEFASKATSPLHVRSRRFWYYFKGIEDLQKSANTHMKLIDAIIEGNEKEALQISDQIINGLVDVVKKYINL, from the coding sequence ATGCCAGAAAATAAGTTATCAAATAAAGCGTATATAATACTAGAAGAATTTTTAGTAACACTTAAATTAGAACCAGGAAAGACCTATTCAGAGAAAGAGTTGATGTCTTTAACTGGAGTCTCTCGTACACCTTTACGAGAAGCTTTACTAAAATTATCTTATGAAAGTTTAATAAATATAATTCCACGCCGTGGTATAGAAATATCAGATATTAATATGACAAACCAATTGGCTATTTTAGAAACCAGAAGAGTTTTAGACAGTTTATTAATTTCACGAGCGACTAAATATGCTACTACTTTTGAAAAAGAACATATTCAGGAATTTAAAAACCATATGCAAGAAGCCGTTGATGCAAATGATGTGGAAGCATTTTTACGTATTGACAAAGAAATGGATAATCTTATTTTTAAAACCGCAAGAAATGAATTTGCAAGTAAGGCTACAAGCCCATTACATGTGAGGTCTAGACGCTTTTGGTATTATTTTAAAGGCATAGAAGATTTACAAAAATCGGCAAATACTCATATGAAATTAATTGATGCGATAATAGAAGGTAATGAAAAAGAAGCCTTACAAATTTCAGATCAGATCATAAATGGTTTGGTAGATGTTGTAAAAAAATATATTAATCTGTAA
- a CDS encoding DUF523 domain-containing protein: MKLLVSSCLLGEKVRYDAKGNKIDSKLFESILNTHQIFSFCPEVEGGLPIPRPAAEIHNKRVLSSTNIDFTKEFEEGALKALTLCMKENIIFALLKSKSPSCGNKQIYDGSFSGRLIDGMGLCVKKLQAHNIMVFNENELEELLEAINDLELK; the protein is encoded by the coding sequence GTGAAACTGCTTGTTTCTTCTTGCCTCTTAGGTGAGAAAGTACGATACGATGCCAAAGGAAATAAAATAGATTCAAAACTTTTTGAATCTATTCTAAATACGCACCAAATTTTCTCTTTTTGTCCTGAAGTAGAAGGGGGATTACCCATTCCAAGGCCTGCTGCTGAGATTCATAATAAAAGGGTTCTTAGTTCTACCAATATTGATTTTACAAAAGAATTTGAAGAAGGTGCTTTAAAAGCGCTTACTTTATGCATGAAAGAAAACATCATTTTTGCTTTATTAAAATCTAAATCCCCTTCTTGTGGCAACAAACAGATTTATGATGGAAGTTTTTCTGGTAGATTAATTGATGGCATGGGCTTATGTGTTAAAAAACTACAAGCGCATAATATTATGGTGTTTAATGAAAATGAGCTTGAAGAATTATTAGAAGCTATAAATGATCTTGAACTAAAATAG
- a CDS encoding GGDEF domain-containing protein translates to MKNDFVKTLGFKLILLLVTIILTFFTTIYMFNTQIDKLKLQIDSIFFANLVPVLKLQKVENSYKDLIICIKENNNCDRSLFIDEIHKNWQYYNKSYKTIEEKMVVVRVDKAMKNALKVNASIKNYKLMLQKINFLIAYEIDGAYKERKNFLNDYLSMKNYLLYSLIVLVFIALAIISFIIVSIIKKDKDLNYLNKKYKNDSITDAMTKLYNRKHFDTLFDHLPKISKENHWKSAFIMCDIDHFKQYNDTYGHDMGDTTLKEVSKVLKEYFNKEYEYVFRLGGEEFGVLLFDTDLSILEQCLDDINKNIVRLQIEHKNSSCLAFVSISMGAVMYTSKNEYSSNQLYKLADQKLYKSKNSGRNKYTL, encoded by the coding sequence ATGAAAAATGACTTTGTAAAAACACTTGGTTTTAAATTAATTTTATTATTAGTAACCATAATTCTGACGTTCTTTACTACTATATATATGTTTAATACCCAAATAGATAAACTTAAACTTCAAATTGATAGTATTTTTTTTGCTAATCTTGTACCTGTTCTTAAGCTTCAAAAAGTAGAGAATTCCTATAAAGATTTAATTATATGCATCAAAGAAAACAATAATTGTGACAGAAGCCTCTTTATTGATGAAATACACAAAAACTGGCAGTACTACAATAAATCCTACAAAACTATTGAAGAAAAAATGGTTGTAGTGCGTGTTGATAAAGCAATGAAAAATGCACTAAAAGTGAATGCTTCTATAAAAAATTATAAATTAATGCTTCAAAAAATAAATTTTTTAATTGCTTATGAAATTGATGGTGCCTACAAAGAAAGGAAAAACTTCCTAAATGATTATTTGAGTATGAAAAACTATTTGTTGTATAGTTTGATTGTTCTTGTTTTTATTGCTTTAGCCATTATTTCTTTTATAATAGTTTCAATTATTAAAAAAGACAAAGATCTAAATTATTTGAATAAAAAATATAAAAATGACTCAATTACAGATGCTATGACTAAATTATACAATAGAAAACACTTTGATACTTTGTTTGATCATTTGCCTAAAATTTCTAAAGAAAATCATTGGAAAAGTGCATTTATTATGTGTGATATTGATCATTTTAAACAATACAATGATACTTATGGACATGATATGGGGGATACCACCTTAAAAGAAGTATCAAAAGTATTAAAAGAATATTTTAATAAAGAATACGAATATGTTTTTCGTTTAGGTGGAGAAGAGTTTGGAGTATTACTATTTGACACAGACCTGAGTATTTTAGAGCAATGTTTAGATGATATTAATAAAAATATAGTAAGATTACAAATTGAACACAAAAACTCTTCTTGTTTGGCTTTTGTTAGTATTTCTATGGGGGCTGTTATGTATACGAGTAAAAATGAATATTCATCCAATCAATTATACAAACTGGCTGACCAAAAACTCTATAAATCGAAAAACTCTGGAAGAAATAAATACACACTTTAA
- a CDS encoding 7-cyano-7-deazaguanine synthase — MIELSKKITSLVGKTNAEYGLIKEGDKILVGFSGGKDSTTLIHALNHIKRVAPFNFEFKAITITYGMGEEVEFLTKHCNEHGIEHEIIDTKIYELAGDKIRKNSSFCSFFSRMRRGYLYSAALDQGYNKLALGHHLDDAMESFFMNFMYSGALRSMPPKYTAENGLEIIRPLIFCREGQLRAFALKNEISVIGDEACPAMRFDIKMPHTREKTKKMLAKLEEENPQIFVSMKAAFQNVQTSTFFDKDMLV; from the coding sequence GTGATAGAATTAAGTAAAAAAATAACTTCTCTTGTAGGTAAAACAAATGCCGAGTATGGGCTTATTAAAGAAGGAGATAAGATACTTGTTGGTTTTTCTGGTGGAAAAGACTCAACAACGCTTATTCATGCTTTAAATCATATAAAAAGAGTTGCTCCTTTTAATTTTGAGTTTAAAGCTATAACTATTACATATGGAATGGGAGAAGAAGTAGAATTCTTAACTAAACATTGTAATGAACATGGAATTGAACATGAAATCATTGATACTAAAATATATGAATTAGCAGGGGATAAAATTAGAAAAAATTCTTCTTTTTGTTCTTTTTTCTCAAGAATGAGAAGAGGATATTTATATTCAGCTGCACTTGACCAAGGATATAATAAATTAGCGCTTGGACATCATTTAGATGATGCAATGGAGAGTTTTTTTATGAACTTTATGTACAGCGGAGCTTTACGATCTATGCCTCCTAAATATACAGCTGAAAATGGCTTGGAAATAATACGGCCTTTGATTTTTTGTAGAGAAGGGCAATTACGTGCTTTTGCTTTAAAAAATGAAATATCTGTTATTGGAGATGAAGCCTGTCCTGCTATGAGATTTGATATTAAAATGCCTCATACAAGAGAAAAGACGAAAAAAATGTTAGCAAAACTTGAAGAAGAAAATCCTCAAATTTTTGTTTCTATGAAAGCAGCTTTTCAAAATGTACAAACATCAACCTTTTTTGATAAAGATATGTTGGTTTAG
- a CDS encoding DUF1223 domain-containing protein — protein sequence MKILFILSLLSSLLFSLEFKSSENKVTLIELYTSQGCSSCPPADKWLSSLKNKEDLFKTFIPMAFHITYWDFLGWKDTFAKEKFNNRQRYYSSNVWKKNSVYTPQFIIDAKEYKQWFTSQVFPPLKSSYAGVLSINLEKNTIDINFTHKNKNLNKNVIINIALLENDFNIYIKNGENKNKNLEHDFVVQSLESHKSNIINGRFTQTYKYKINTRKNKVLVVFISDKNGKQIQASASYL from the coding sequence ATGAAAATACTGTTTATCTTAAGTTTATTAAGCTCTCTTCTTTTCTCTCTTGAATTTAAAAGCAGTGAAAACAAAGTAACACTTATTGAATTATATACCTCTCAAGGCTGTTCATCCTGCCCTCCTGCTGATAAATGGTTATCAAGTCTTAAAAATAAAGAAGATTTATTTAAAACCTTCATTCCTATGGCTTTTCATATTACCTATTGGGATTTTTTGGGATGGAAAGATACATTTGCAAAAGAAAAATTTAACAATAGACAAAGATATTATTCATCAAATGTATGGAAAAAGAATTCTGTATATACCCCACAATTCATTATTGATGCAAAAGAATATAAACAATGGTTTACAAGTCAAGTATTTCCCCCTTTAAAATCATCTTATGCAGGAGTACTAAGTATAAATCTAGAAAAGAATACAATAGATATAAACTTCACACATAAAAATAAGAATTTAAATAAAAACGTGATTATTAATATCGCTTTATTAGAAAATGACTTTAATATATATATAAAAAATGGCGAAAATAAAAACAAAAATCTGGAACACGATTTTGTTGTTCAAAGTCTTGAATCACATAAATCAAACATTATAAATGGAAGATTTACACAAACGTATAAATATAAAATAAACACAAGAAAAAATAAAGTTTTAGTAGTTTTTATTTCAGATAAAAATGGAAAACAAATACAAGCAAGTGCTTCTTATCTATAA
- a CDS encoding SulP family inorganic anion transporter, translated as MLNIKDTLIGQSAKSDILSGIVVAVALVPEAIAFSIIAGVSPLVGLYTAFILGIITALIGGKAGMISGATGAVAVVLVGLSIKVKDALPKEAYDTLVNNGELSTYILQYILLATLISGSIQIIIGLLKLGKLIRLVPQPAMYGFVNGLAIVIAMAQFPLFEGENWIMYALVAATMIIVKYFPKISSAIPSGLVAIVVISVLVITMDLDTKRVGDLANISGSLPSFALPTLHINMESILLVLPYSILVALVGLIESLLTLSVLDEMGGKRGSGNQECIAQGIGNVTCGFFGGMAGCAMIGQSIINFSNNGWGRLSAITAALLLISFVVILPDFIALIPVAVLVGIMFMVSIGTFEWESGNRFRYMPNSDRFVLIIVTAITVYADLAIAVITGIIISALVFAWNHSKVSSRTFLDDDGKKIYEFDGPLFFGSTTSFFELFDLKHDPIEVILDFKDARVMDISGVEAIDTITKKYANAGKKLTIRHLSEDCKKILKDAGPFCTYEENDPKYKVAIDY; from the coding sequence TTGTTAAATATAAAAGACACATTAATTGGGCAAAGTGCAAAAAGTGATATCCTTTCTGGAATTGTTGTTGCAGTTGCTTTAGTACCAGAGGCTATTGCATTCTCTATTATTGCAGGAGTTTCTCCTTTAGTAGGACTATACACTGCTTTTATTCTTGGAATAATTACCGCATTAATTGGTGGTAAAGCAGGAATGATTTCAGGTGCAACAGGGGCAGTTGCAGTAGTATTAGTAGGATTAAGCATAAAAGTAAAAGATGCACTTCCTAAAGAGGCCTACGATACTTTAGTAAACAACGGTGAACTTTCAACCTATATTTTACAGTATATATTATTGGCCACTTTAATATCAGGAAGTATTCAAATAATAATTGGTTTATTAAAACTGGGGAAACTTATTCGTTTGGTTCCTCAACCAGCTATGTACGGTTTTGTAAATGGTTTGGCAATAGTAATTGCTATGGCACAATTTCCGCTTTTTGAAGGTGAAAACTGGATTATGTATGCACTTGTAGCTGCAACCATGATTATTGTTAAGTATTTCCCAAAAATATCATCGGCAATTCCTTCAGGACTTGTAGCTATTGTTGTTATTTCTGTTTTGGTTATTACTATGGATTTAGATACAAAACGAGTGGGAGATTTAGCTAATATTTCAGGCTCTCTTCCTTCTTTTGCACTGCCTACTTTACATATTAATATGGAATCAATTTTACTTGTTCTTCCTTATTCAATTTTAGTAGCTTTAGTTGGTTTAATTGAATCTTTATTAACACTTTCTGTGTTAGATGAAATGGGTGGAAAAAGAGGAAGCGGAAACCAAGAATGTATTGCACAAGGAATTGGAAATGTTACTTGTGGTTTCTTTGGTGGAATGGCTGGTTGTGCAATGATTGGTCAAAGTATAATTAACTTTTCAAACAATGGTTGGGGTAGATTATCAGCAATTACCGCTGCATTATTATTGATTTCTTTTGTTGTTATTTTACCTGATTTTATTGCACTTATTCCTGTTGCTGTATTAGTTGGTATCATGTTTATGGTATCTATTGGTACTTTTGAATGGGAAAGTGGAAACAGATTCAGATATATGCCTAATTCAGACAGATTTGTTTTAATAATTGTTACAGCAATTACAGTGTATGCAGATTTGGCAATTGCTGTTATTACAGGTATTATTATTTCTGCTTTAGTATTTGCTTGGAATCATTCAAAAGTTAGCTCACGAACATTTTTAGATGATGATGGTAAAAAGATTTATGAATTTGATGGTCCTTTGTTTTTTGGTTCTACAACATCATTTTTTGAACTTTTTGACTTAAAACATGATCCAATTGAAGTAATTCTTGATTTTAAAGATGCAAGAGTTATGGATATATCAGGCGTTGAAGCTATTGATACTATTACTAAAAAATATGCTAATGCTGGAAAAAAATTAACCATTAGACATTTAAGTGAAGATTGTAAAAAGATTTTAAAAGATGCTGGTCCTTTTTGTACGTATGAAGAAAATGACCCTAAATATAAAGTTGCAATAGATTATTAA